The DNA window TAGCTCTTCCATTGAAGGGCTATACAGGGGCATGTTGAATGAGTCGATTTCGTGATTGCGTATTATTTCCTGCAGAGGTTCCAGAATCACAATATATACGCATACAGTAAATTCTTAGttatttaaagttttgattttacaAACCTCATCAACCATGTCTGTAAGGCATGATTCCAATGGCTTTATAAAGGGGCCAAGCGAATTTTGAGATGGCAGAGTTCCATCCGGACGTCCTGGCATGAGAATTATCATCAAGCCACCAGGAGCAAGCTCTTCTGCTCGAGCAGCTAGAAAGGACTCCATGTCCTTTGCATATTGAAGTGAATAGGCCTGACCAACTTCATGAGGTGCATTTGAATAATAGATCCTGCCCTTGTTACATGCTGGTGAATTCACATCACCCAGCTCTTGTGGTGCCCTAGATAGCCAATGCAGTGCAAATGCTGAGTAAATGATGTTAAGGCTAGCCTTTGGAAATAATCCTCCATGAAAAGAACCTGGAACTCCAAATGCGAAATATTTCCTATCTGGAGGGAGATTCGCAAAGAGAATATTGAAATCATTTGAAACATGATCATTGAAATACACTTGAAACTCTGGGAGGCTACAGTGGCCTTTGATTTCGCACTTCTGTGTGACGGCTTCTATTATATTGTCCATAGCTATAAATGTATTCGGTCCAGTCGAACAACCTAAATCAGCAACAGCAAACATCTTCGAAGAATGCTCTACGACAAGGTTTTCGATGATCCCTGAAGTCAGCATTGATTTTGCACTAGCAGCTGCCGCTTTCTGCATTGAAACATCTTCAGCTTTCGCAATTTGATTGTCGCATGATGATAAATATATGGTAGGTATATCTTAAACCatcatatcaattaaaagaaaccattaattcttgataaaaaaaacttgtgcaAGATGTCACTAAAACTACAACACCTTTGAATAACAACATGATTTGTCCTCAAGACATAGTATATATTGTTGTCTAAACCAATACTTGAAACTTGATTGCAGAATTTTGGTTTACTAATTGTTTGAAAGATTTTTCCTTGCGtaggagaaaaagaaagttcGTGTAGTATCAGTAAATTTGTTGCCAAGAACTAGAATAATCACTAACCATAGACATGAATAAGAGTAAATCAGTTAATGATTCAAGACAGGGCTAAATAATCAAAAACAGCTAGCGCACCTGTAGACTGGAATTCTTGGTGTAGCTGTGAGGGCCATCTCCGCCGGTCATAGGAAATGATTCTC is part of the Populus trichocarpa isolate Nisqually-1 chromosome 7, P.trichocarpa_v4.1, whole genome shotgun sequence genome and encodes:
- the LOC7490229 gene encoding loganic acid O-methyltransferase, encoding MGESFPMTGGDGPHSYTKNSSLQKAAAASAKSMLTSGIIENLVVEHSSKMFAVADLGCSTGPNTFIAMDNIIEAVTQKCEIKGHCSLPEFQVYFNDHVSNDFNILFANLPPDRKYFAFGVPGSFHGGLFPKASLNIIYSAFALHWLSRAPQELGDVNSPACNKGRIYYSNAPHEVGQAYSLQYAKDMESFLAARAEELAPGGLMIILMPGRPDGTLPSQNSLGPFIKPLESCLTDMVDEEIIRNHEIDSFNMPLYSPSMEELRKLIEKNGCFGIARLETLPPMSVPLPSVEECRSGFESILRKHFRSEIIEQLFERYPAKIAGKPPIKASDGFTIGLFVILKRNI